The Mytilus galloprovincialis chromosome 7, xbMytGall1.hap1.1, whole genome shotgun sequence genome has a window encoding:
- the LOC143082867 gene encoding protein Hikeshi-like, with protein MFGLLIPGRLVQAEVQQINETHFVFNVEDADSINHIAIFLTGQTPFPDGYGGAVYFSFPNPTGQQWILLGVIANQKPSAIFKVTNLKSATDSTNPFGQCIPHMSHMAQIGISIETLEELSQQTPSPQAAVSTAETFVEYSRKMLENFFNFATSFTQTQAQMSPNPTETYVPLSTVQTWYQNFERRLQQNPFFWRS; from the exons atgtttggattgCTGATACCAGGACGTCTG GTGCAAGCTGAAGTACAACAGATAAATGAAACACATTTTGTATTTAATGTAGAAGATGCTGATAGCATTAATCACATAGCCATTTTTCTAACGGGACAAACTCCTTTTCCTGATGGATATGGGGGAGCAG tttatttctccTTCCCAAATCCTACAGGCCAGCAGTGGATATTACTGGGTGTCATAGCTAACCAAAAACCAAGTGCCATCTTTAAAGTCACAAACCTCAAATCAG CTACTGATAGTACAAATCCTTTTGGCCAATGTATACCACACATGTCCCACATGGCACAGATAGGCATCTCTATAGAAACTCTGGAGGAACTATCTCAGCAGACACCATCACCACAAGCTGCAGTCTCCACAGCTGAAACATTTGTTGAATATTCAAGAAAGATGTTAGAGAACTTTTTCAACTTTGCTACTTCATTTACACAAACTCAAGCACAAATGTCACCGAATCCTACAGAAACATATGTTCCATTAAGTACAGTGCAGACTTGGTATCAGAACTTTGAACGAAGATTGCAACAAAACCCTTTCTTCTGGAGGTCataa